The following coding sequences lie in one Peromyscus maniculatus bairdii isolate BWxNUB_F1_BW_parent chromosome 3, HU_Pman_BW_mat_3.1, whole genome shotgun sequence genomic window:
- the Npvf gene encoding pro-FMRFamide-related neuropeptide VF, which yields MEIISSKQFILLILATSSFLTSNIFCSDELMMPHFHSKENDDKYSQPRGIPEGEKERSVSFQELKDWGAKNVIKMSPAPANKVPHSAANLPLRFGRTTEERSPRAWANMEAGTLSHVPSLPQRFGRTTARSIPKTLSRLLQRSLHSLGASELLYAMTCQHQEIQSHGGKQPWRQALTEADDAEGKQEE from the exons ATGGAAATTATTTCATCAAAAcaatttattttgttgattttagcCACTTCAAGCTTCCTAACATCAAACATCTTTTGTTCAGATGAATTAATGATGCCCCATTTTCACAGCAAagaaaatgatgacaaatattccCAG CCTAGAGGAATCCcagaaggggaaaaggaaagaagtgtCAGTTTTCAAGAACTAAAAGATTGGGGGGCAAAGAATGTTATTAAGATGAGTCCAGCCCCTGCCAACAAAGTACCCCACTCAGCAGCCAACCTGCCCCTGAGATTTGGGAGGACCACAGAAGAAAGAAGTCCCAGAGCATGGGCCAACATGGAGGCAGGGaccctgagccatgtccccagcctgcCCCAAAGGTTTGGGAGAACAACAGCCAGAAGCATCCCCAAGACCCTGAGTCGTTTGCTACAGAGATCCTTGCACTCACTGGGCGCCAGTGAGCTGCTCTACGCCATGACTTGCCAGCATCAAGAAATCCAGAGTCATGGAGGAAAGCAACCATG GAGACAAGCACTCACGGAAGCGGATGATGCAGAAGGGAAACAAGAAGAATAG